In Streptomyces sp. 71268, the DNA window TGGAATGCCAGCCGGCTCCACCAGTAGCCGTCCGCCGTGAACCACTCCATGCCTCGCTCCTCGCCCTGCTCGCCCCGGAAGTGCGCCATGCGTACCACCCGAAGACCGGGCGCCGCCGCTTCCCGTGGGCGCCGCGTGTCGCCCGGGCCCGGGTCCGGGCGACACGCGGCGCGGCGGACGACTACCGCGCCTGGTGCTCCGGCAAACCGGCCCCCCGGCAGGTGACGTCGGCGGCGGGGAGGTCGCCGGTGAGCAGGTACGTCGTCGTCGCGTGGTCCACGCACGGATTGCCCCGACTGGCGAAGACGCCGTGCGAGTAGTCGTCGCGCAGGGTGACCAGCCGCGCGCCCGGCAGTCGGGCCGCCAACCGCCGAGCCCCGGCCAGCGGGGTGACCGGGTCGTGCTCGCTGGCCACCAGCAGCGCCGAAGCCGCCCGCGGGCCGCCGAGCGGCGTGCGGTGGTGCGGCCGGTGGTGCCAGTACGCGCAGGCGCTGGCCTCCAGGCCGGTCACCAGCGGGTACGGGTCGAGCCGGCGCAGCCCGCGCAGGTCGGTGACCACCTCGCGCGGGCTCGGGCCCGGGCCGTCCGCGCACTTGACGACGCGGTTGGCCGCCTCGTAGTTGCGCGAGGCCGCGTCGCCGAACGGTGCCACGGGCCGCAGCTTGGCAACGTTGCCAGTGCGCAGGTAGTCGCGCAGCCCGTCGCCGAGCGGTGCCCAGCGCTCGGTGCGGCCGAGCGCCCGGTAGACGGCGCGGTCGAACTCGGCCGGGCCGAACCCGTCCACCGGGCGGGCCGCCAGTCGATCACGCGCCCGCGCGTACGCCGCCCGCACCTGGCCGGCACTCTCGCCGAGCCCGTACCGTCGCGGGTCGCCGGCCAGCCAGCCGAAGAGCACCTCACGCTGGCGCAGCAGCGCCGCGGCCTGTCGGACGTCGAAGTCGTGCCAATCCCACGGCCCGACAACGCTGTCCAGCACCATCCGGCCGGTGCGGTCGGGGAAGAGCGTCGCGTACGCCGCGCCCAGGTAGCTGCCGTAGGAGACGCCGAGGAAGTGCGTGCGGGGCTCGCCGAGCGCGGCGCGGATGGCGTCCATGTCGCGCGCCGTCGCCTCGGTGGACAGCGCGCCCAGCGCCGCCGGACCCGCGCCATCGGCGCAGTCCCCGGCCAGTTGGCGCAGCGCGGCCAGGTGGCGCCGCTCGCCGGCGGCGTCGGTCGGCAGCGGGTCGGTGCCCGGGCTCGCGAACAGGCCGCCCATCGGGCCGCAGTCGACGGGCGCGCTGCGCCCCACGCCGCGCGGGTCGAAGCCGACGACGTCGTACGCGCGACGCACCCGCTCCGGGAGCTTGGCGCGCTTGGTCACCGCATAGGGCAGTCCGGAGCCGCCCGGCCCGCCGGGGTTGACCAGCAGCGCGCCGCGCCGCTCGGCGGCGGTGCCCGAGGCGCGGACCCGGGAGACGGCGATGTCGAGCGTGGGCCCGGTGGGGCGGTTCCAGTTCAGCGGCACCCGCACCGTGCCGCACTCGACCCGCTCGCCGGGCGGCGGGGTCGGCAGCGAGGCGGGGCACGGGCCGAACTCGACGGCGGGGTGCGAGGCGGCGTGCGCGGACGGGGACGCCAGCGCTGATATCGGCGGTATGGGCGATATCGGCGGTATG includes these proteins:
- a CDS encoding alpha/beta hydrolase, encoding MPSTTPTSTPAPPTAATTARTTTSRPRRAATTTALAAAIAALIPPISPIPPISALASPSAHAASHPAVEFGPCPASLPTPPPGERVECGTVRVPLNWNRPTGPTLDIAVSRVRASGTAAERRGALLVNPGGPGGSGLPYAVTKRAKLPERVRRAYDVVGFDPRGVGRSAPVDCGPMGGLFASPGTDPLPTDAAGERRHLAALRQLAGDCADGAGPAALGALSTEATARDMDAIRAALGEPRTHFLGVSYGSYLGAAYATLFPDRTGRMVLDSVVGPWDWHDFDVRQAAALLRQREVLFGWLAGDPRRYGLGESAGQVRAAYARARDRLAARPVDGFGPAEFDRAVYRALGRTERWAPLGDGLRDYLRTGNVAKLRPVAPFGDAASRNYEAANRVVKCADGPGPSPREVVTDLRGLRRLDPYPLVTGLEASACAYWHHRPHHRTPLGGPRAASALLVASEHDPVTPLAGARRLAARLPGARLVTLRDDYSHGVFASRGNPCVDHATTTYLLTGDLPAADVTCRGAGLPEHQAR